From the Actinomycetota bacterium genome, the window GGGCAGAAGCCGTTGAGGGATGTCGTGTTGTGGATAATCCTTCTTCTCAGCGCTTTCTCGGCCGGCGTCGGCGTAGTCTCGATGCCGGCAGGCTTCGATATCGGCGGCATCGTAGACGCGGCGGCCTCTTCGAGTTCGCTCGCAAGCCGTATCGAGATTTGGAAGACCTCGCTCCTTATGATCGCGGACAAGCCGCTCTTTGGTTTCGGCCTAGATCAGACCAAAGATTGGTTCAACCTCTACATGACCGAAGGACTGGCCGACCTGGAAAACACCCTCCACAGCCGGGCTCACAATATATTTCTACAGATGAGCCTCGATGGCGGATTGCCGCTGCTCTTCGCCAATCTCTGGCTTTTTATATATGTGACGCTCAAAGGCGCGCGGCACTTGAAGAGAAATCCCGATGACTATATAGTCATCGGCCTTCTCGGCTCCCTTCTCGGCTCTTTCGCGCAAGGCTTGACGGGCATCGCCACATTGGATCAAGAGGTCTTCGTCTGGTTTGTCATGGGCGCTATCGTTGGGCTCGTTTCCAACGGGCGGCAGCGCGAAGTTAAAGCGAGGATTCCTGGCGGAAAACCGCAGGTCGTTGCGGCGAGCGCACTGGCTGTAATCGTCGCCGTCGCCGCTCTTTTTCCCTTAGGCGCGGAAGCGCGATATTTAATCGCCTCCGAGGAGGCTAAGTCGACGTTGAGCAAAGGAGCATTGGAGCGCGCGCGACGGGCTGGAAAATATCTGCTCGTCCAACCGTTTTTTCAGGCCAACCTGGCCAGAATCCATCTTATTTTTACAGCCGAGCACGGAGACCCCTCATATGCGCGCAACGCCGCCGAAATCGTCGAGCAAGGCCTTGAGTATGCGCCAAATGGCTCTGAACTCCGTCTCGTTCAGGGAACCACATATCTGACCATAGCCGAATTTACGAGAGACGAAGCCGATATCGAGAAGGCGGTCGAAAGTCTGGAGGCGGCGCATAAGCGAACGCCCCTGCTGCTGACCGTAAACGAGAACCTGCTCGAAGCCTACATGTTAAAGGGGGATTACCGGGCGGTACTCGAGACGGCCGACTTTGTCGGCTCGTTCAAAGAAAACGAGACTCATTCAATGGTCGCGCGCGCGGTCGCTCTTGAGGCTCTGGGCAGGCGCGCCGAAGCGGAGCGGCTCTACAAAGAAACACTCGAACTCCACCCCGGTGTCTTGCGGCTAAAGAAGCGGCTGGTTGCGCTCAGGCCCGACGCGTCGCGCACCAAGAGCGCGTCGGGCGACGACTGAGATGGAAGCGGTTATTTCCGAGTCGAGCAGCTCCCGCAGCCGCCGCCACACGCGGCGTGACTCGGGAGCGGGTTCATGCAGCGCGGGCATGCCAGTATCAACAAATCGTCTGTCTTAAAGCCGCACGTCTTACAGACCTTCAGCTCGGGTTTCTTGCTAGCGCACCGCATACTCTCGCCACCTTTCCACAAATGTTTTCAAGCGGACCACCGGAACCCTACAGCAACAGCTGGGCGAGTATGCCGCCTATGCCGAAGGCGAGCACCCAGCTTCCCAGCCAAATCGGAATCGCTTGCCGAAGGCCCCGTTCTTTGAGAAGTATCATCAGCGAGGCTATGCAGGGCACAAATAGCGTTATGGTTACGAGCGCTACGAGCGTCTGCATCGGCGCCAGGCTCATCTCGAAGAGACCCGCCGCTCCGAAGTCCCGTCTGACGAGACCCATGACAAAGGCGGTCGACGCCTCTTTGGGAAGTTTCAGCCAGCCGGTCGTGAGCGGTGCCCATGCGTTCTGCCAGGCGGTCAGCGCGTGGGTAATCTTCATTATCGAGACTACGAGCGCGCCGATGGCGAACCATGGAATCGCCTCCTTCATGAAGTAGTAGGTGCGGGTCGCGGCCTTTCGTGTCACGTTATCCGGGCGCGGCAGGCGCAACGGCGGCAGGTCGATGAGGAGCGGAGCCGATTTGCCCGGCAACACCCTCGCCAGGATCGTTCCGATGATAGCCAAGGTCAAAAAGACGATGCCTATGTATAGCAGGATGTAAAATCCGCCGATTGCCGCTAAAAGAACGGTGATGACGCCGAGCTGCGCCGAGCAGGGAATCGCCCACTGCAATATCGCGGTGGCGATAGTCTTCTCGCGTTCGGTTCCCAGCAGCCGCGTTGTAATCGTTGCCATGGTCACACAGCCGAAACCCAAGATCAGGGGGACGACGGCGCGGCCGTTTAAGCCTATTGCGTTTAGCGCTCGGTCGACCAAGGTCGCCAGCCTCGGCAGGTAGCCCGAGTCCTCCATCAACGCCAGAGCCAAGTAAAAACCGAGCACCAACGGCAAGAGCAGCCCTAAAAGGTAGGTGGCGGTCATGGTCAGCACGCCAAACTCACCGATAAGAATTTCGCCCAACGGCGTGCTCTCGCTGACAATCGGCTCGACGATGCCCCGGATAAACGGTTCCCAGTAGCCCTGCATGACGGCCTCTTCGGTGATGCCTACGATGGTTTGCGCGACGAAGACCGCCACCAATTGATAGAGTCCGTACAGAACCAGGGCGAGGAAGGGCACACCGGTAAGCGGGTTCAAGACGAACCGGCCCATCTTTTGACGCACCGTCTCCGCGAGCGCCTTCTCTCTTACGACATGGCCGACAATATCGTTGACCCGCTCGCGACGCCTGACGTAAATTATCTCTCGGTCGGCGGCGGGTTTTATGCCGTGACGCGCCGCGACATGTTCGTCGCCTTCGAGAACCATCAGCGCCTCCGGCTGCGAGCCGACGCGTGAGAGCATCTCATGCAGCTTTTTGTGGAGGAAGGGGTCCTGGTTGCCTTCGCGTGCGTCATCCAGCGCGGCCGTTACCTCGGCCAAACCGCGCTTCGTTACGGCTACCGTCGGAACGACAGGCACTCCCAGGAGGTCGGAGAGGAGGTCGACATCGATCGCTATGCTCTGTTCCTCGACTTCGTCCATAAAATTAAGGGCGACCACCATCGGCAGGCCCATATCGATAAGTTGCAGCGTCAAGAAGAGGTCGCGCTCGATATGGACCGCGTCGACGACATTTACGACCATGTCGGCGCTTAAAATTATATCGCGGGCGACGATCTCCTCGTCGTTGAAGGAGGAGACCCCGTAGATTCCCGGGGTGTCGACTATGGCGTCATCGCCGTAGCGCGCCTGCGATATTTCAATTGTCGTTCCCGGATAGTTCGAGACATCGACGTATAAACCCGAAAAGTAATTGAAAAAGACCGATTTGCCGACATTGGGGTTGCCCGCAAGGACTATTTTCTTGCGGCCCTCGGGCAGATTTATAGCGAGGGAGCCGGCATGGGAGTGGCCCCCATGAGTCGTCTTGACGGCGCCCAGCTCTTTCTTAGCCGTTTTTTCCTTGGACATGCGCGCTCCTTTCGACCGTGATTGTTTTGGCCAACTCGCGGCCGATCGCGATCTCTTGACGGTTTTTTCTCAACACCACCGGGCCGAAGGGGACCTTAGTGTGGCATATGACGCTGCTGCCTTCACCGATACCAAATCGGATGAACTGCGTCTTCGCCATATCGTCAGGAATCTCTTTGATCACTACCTCTTCGCCGGTTTTAACTTGATCTAGACACATAACACGCTCCTCGTCTATCTGAGATTGTGACTCCATCTCAATCCTTTATCAAAAAAATATCCCTATGCTTTAACTGCAAGCTTACACTTGGCGCACCAGCCATAGATGTTCAGGCTGTGCCCGATTGCCTTGAAGCCCGCTTTTTCACACGCCCACTCTTGAAGCTGCTCGATGAGCGGCTCCTCGAACTCCCACACCTCGCCGCAGACCGTGCAGACGAGATGGTCGTGGTGGGGATGGCCCGCCGTATGCTCGTATGCGGAGCGACCCTCGCCGAGGTCTATCTTTTCCACCAGGCCGCTCTCGACCAGAAGGTCGAGGGTGCGGTAGACCGTTGCGCGGGATGCTTTGCTCCCGGCGCTCTTCAGTTTCTTGAGCACTTCCTCGGCGTCGAGGTGGTCGTGGCTAGAGAAGACCTCTTCGGCAACCGATTTGCGCTCCGTCGTAAAGAGCAGCCCTTTTGTCTCTATAAACTTCATAAACTGCTGCGTTTCAGGCCTCATAACACGCTCCGTTGAGAATGTATCTCAATAATAATACAAAGTCCGTGGTCATGTCAACAACTTTATTAAGAAATTCTTCAAAATAACAGTTAAATAACGAGGAATAAACAAACGCTCAATTGAATTGTGGAATTCCTCTGGTCGATAATTCCGGCCTAGGATAGACAGAGAGGCGGCTTTTGATTTGAGTCTGCTAAATGCTTATACTTAGGTTATTAGCGGGGCAAGTAGCGCCTTGGAGCATTTCCACTCAGCATATGTGAAGGCGCCCCATGGGCGAGTAGCGTGCCGTCCTCCCGCGGATTGATAGTCCGAGGGCGGGCGATAGCGAGAATGAGAGCGCGTGCGATGAGGAAGAAGACAGAAACAAAGGAAGAGAATACGTTCGCGCCGCTCGTCGCGGTTCTCGCGGCATCGTTGATGCTTTTGCCGCTCGTTATGTACCCGTTTATGGCGGATGTCTACGCTCTGCCCAAGGCGACCCTTCTATCGGTCTCAACCCTGCTTCTGCTCTTTCTCTATTTTCGATACGCGGTGGCCGCACGGGGGTTCACCGTCTATCGCTCGCCGCTCGACGGCATAGTCTTTCTTTATGTGGCGGCGGTTACCGTTTCACTTTTAATCTCCGACCAGCCGCTCTTGGGGTTGGTCGGCAAATACAAGCGCTATGAAGGTCTTCCCGCGTTGTTTTCGTTTGCGGTCGTCTATTTTATTGCGGCTCAGACCATTCGCGACGAGAAGAGCCTCGAGCGGCTCCTTAAGGTGCTCGCCGTCGGACTGATTCCGGTCGTGCTCTATGGCTTCGCGCAAGCCGCGGGGTATGATTTCCCGGGAGTGCTCCTCTTTGAGAGAAGGGCCCAATCGAGCCTGGGTAATCCGATTGTGCTCGGCACTTATCTCGTAGTCATGCTGCCGCTCTTGTATGGTTTGGGGAAGAATAGCTCTCAGCCGAATTGGCGCTCGCTTTCGTGGTTGTCGATGCCCGCGCTCTTCGTCTGCCTCCTCTTGACCGAGTCGAGGGGTGCCTTGGTCGGCTTGGGCGCAAGCATGGTCGCGCTCTTCGCGCTTGGGCGACCGCCTGCCGCGGCACACGCGAAAAAAAAGCGACGAAACCCCGCCGAGCGGGGCGGGCGCATGCGCGTAATATATATTGTGGTGGCCGTCTTGGTCGTCCTAATCGCGCTCTTTGCCGTTCTCCCAACGGACAATCTAGGAAAGCGCGCTGTCTCCACCTTCGCTTTCTCGGAAGGTTCAGTCGCTACGCGTATCGAGATTTGGAAAGCATCGCTCGCTATGGTCGCCGATCGGCCGCTGACCGGTTTCGGCTTAGAGCAAATGGGCTACCGGTTTACGCAGTTTAAGACCGACCGGCACTCGAAAATCGCGCCGAGCGCGGTCACAGACCGCGCGCACAACGATTTTCTCCAAACCGCGGTCGACTCCGGCCTTCTCGGACTCCTCTTCTACTTGTGGATGATAATAGCGGTTGCGCTGAGCTTATATCGCGGCAGGCGCGCAACACCTTATGCCGGCGCACTCTTTGCGGCGCTCACCGGCTATTTCGCTCAGGCGCAAACCGGGATTCCGGCGGTCTTTATGACGCCTCTCGTCTGGATGCTTTTGGCTGTCGCCATGAACTTGTCGGGGCGCAGTCGGGCAGTGAGGGTCGAGTTGCCGGCGTGGCTTGGGTCGCCTGCGAGTGCCTACGTTGTCGGCGCCGCATGCGCGGTGCTCGCTTTGGCGTCGTTCTTGCCTGTCGCGGCCGACCTGCGCATCCACAAAGGCCAACAAGCGGCCTGGGAGTCCTTTGAGACGGTCGCTCCCGAGAGGGCGGCCCCCCATATCGAGAGCGCCCTGAGGCTATACCCCTATCAGACGGCTTATTCGAGAATGGCCGCTGAGTTTTATCTGGATTATGCCGTTTACGCGGGCAACGACATCTTCGCTCAGCGCGCGGCGCTCATCGCCGAGCAGGGGCTTGCGCTCAACGAGCGTGATTTTGAGTTGACATACTATGCGGGAGAAGCAAGCCTTCTCAGCTATCGCTTCAAGGAGAACCCGCTATCGTTGGCTAGAGCCCAGGATTACTTTGAGGCGACCGAGAAGCTTTGGCCGCAGGTTGATTTTATAGACAGCAGGCTGCTGGAGGTCGCTTTATTGCGGGGCGACAACGAGAAGGCGCTCGCAAAAGCGCGCGAGATGGTCGACGAAGGGCAAGAGGATGTTCGGGCATATTATGTTTTGCTCGCGGAAGCGCGGCGGCTCGATGATGACGAGCAAGTCACGAAGTACCTAAAGATTATCGAGAAAATGCAGCCGGGTGTCTTAGAGCGCACGGAGGGGCGCTAGGACATGCTTGCCGGCTCACCCGAATCTTCATAACAGCAGACGAGGTTGCGGCCCCGCCGCTTACACACGGTCAGCGCCGTGTTTACAGCGGCTACCAGGCTGTCGGCGTCAGTTCCGAGACAGGGGAACTCCGCGATACCCACGCTTATCGAGAGGCGCATCTCGTCTTGGTTGCCCGAGATAAAGACATCGTTGACCTGTCTTCTGATACGGTTGGCAAGTACCGAAGCCTGCGGGCAACTGGTGCTCGGCAAGACGAGCGCAAACTCGTCACCCCCATAGCGGGCCTTGTAGTCGGTCAAGCGTGAGCAGGAATTGATTATCTCGGCAACCCGCTTGATGGCCCAATCGCCCTTAGCGTGCCCCATGGCATCGTTGATTAGCGCGAGGTTGTCTATGTCCATCATGAGAACGGAGAAGTAGCCGCCGTAGCGCTTCGCTCTTCTGATCTCCGAGTCGAGTAGCTCAAAGAAGTGTCGGCTGTTGTTGAGCCCGGTGAGCGCATCGGTCGTCGTCAGCTTCTCGTTTTTCTCGAGCAGGAGCGCTTTCTGAAGGGCCATCGCGGCTTGCGCGGCGTATGCGTAGAACACCCGGAATTGATTATCGGAAAACGCGCGGTTTACAAAATCACCGACGAACAGGAGACCGATAACCGTCTCGCCCTCGCGAAGCGCGGTGGCGATAACCGACATCGTCCCCTCGTTCATGACGGGATTGTCGAAGCGCGGCTCTTGGGCGGCGTCCGCGATATATAGCGGGTTTTCCTTATCGAGCAGGAGTTCGGTTATTCCGCCCGGCTCGATCTCCCAGCTCGTATAGTCTTCGAGGTCTTTGGCGTAGCCTACGGCGTCCGCGAGCCGGCAAATCTCGCGCCGCTCGTCGAAAATGAGAAGGCTCCCCGTCGCGCACCCGGTAAGTTCTATCGCGCCCTCGACGATGGCGCGATAGATGCTCTTGCTCTCTTTTTTCGCGGCAAGCTCGACCGCCGACGCGAAGATGCTCTCTACGCTCTCATGGTGTCCGCGGCTCTTCTCCGCCAGGACGCGCATGATGTCGGCGCCTCGGCCCCGGACAACCTCGACATCGCCGAGCGTTTCCAGGCTGTCCGACAGTCCTTCGTCGCTAGGGCCGACGTCGATTATGATATCGACATCGCCGATGGACGGCAGTTCCTCAAGTCTTTCGAAGACGGGGATGTTGAGTTCGGATACGAGCGCGGCGTTGAGTCGGTCGCCGCCTCGCCCACAGAAACCCACGATGTTCGCGGATTGGCATTCGTTAAGCGCGGATACGAGATAGAAACCTTCATTGCCGGCGCCGATGATTGCGATGTTCATAGTGTCGTTTTTGCCCATGGCTTGCTACCCCCAATTGGTCTGACGGAACTAAAAGCCCTCTTACGAAAATATCGTCATGGCGATTTGAAGCTTTAGCTATTATAACATAGGGGAGCGTCTTTCAGGGAAGAAGAGTTGACCGAGAAAGCGATAAGGGCTCGCTGGCCAAGCGAGCCCTTATATTGCGCGCAATCGCTTTAATCGTTTCTTACGGATGCGCGTGCCGCGCTACGTCCATCTCGTTGCTCCCGTGTCGGGGAGCCTTGCGGATACGTCCGCTCGTGGCGTCCGCGCACGTTTATCCGAACCATAGAGAACATTTGCTACTAATGCCGGCCCGCCCGTCGGAGGGTCGGCGGTGTGCCCTGAGGCACGGGTGCTACCGCTACGGCAAGCCGCGAGTGAGCAGCTCGTCGTAGTGGTCGTCGAAGTTAAGCGTTGGCGGTGCGTCGACATGACCGTCACTACCAGCCGTTTGACCTGAATTCCAGATGTTTGGATTATGGCAATCCAAACAAACGCTGTCCAGGTCGTGTGCTGTATAGGTCGTCGTTCCATCGAACCTACCTTCACCGACGCCAACCCAGGTGTTGTTGTCAAAGTTCAGACCGAAGAGGTCGTCTTTGAGCATTTTCCAGCCGAGTGTGCGGTGCGGCCAGCTGAAGCCGTCGTCGGCGCAGAGCGCGGCGACCATCGCCGCAGTGAACGCCGTATTCGTGGTTCTCCAGTCGCTAGTCCACTCGGTCTTGCGGGATTTCTTGAAGTAACCGATTGTGGTTGAGTCAGCCGCCCCTCTGCTCTGGGCAAAAAGGTTTGCGTGGCCTGCACTGGTCTGTGCCTGCGTAAACAGCGACTTGTTCGTGCTGTTGTCCGCCGCTATTGCCGCAGACGTTGTAACAGCGCCGGTGCTGCTCGTGTTATGACACGTTGCGCACCTGCTTGAGCCCTTGTGGCAGTTACGGCAGTGCGGGCCGAAATTCTGTTCATCCTCCGGATTGAACACCATAGACCGACCTCAGTGCCTTGGCTGCACATCGTGGCCGTATGCCAGGTCGTAATCGGCCTTCGAAGGCGTATCGGTTCCGCTCCGTAACGCTCGATCCTCACTGAAGAGCGGCGCCCGGATGGTGTGCTTGCCCGCGTTACCGTCGTGACAATCGGTGCAGAAGTCGCTTACGCTCCAGACGTTACACGGAGCACCCACGTCCGCCTGCGAGCTTGTACTGTCATAGTTTTCTATGAACTTGTCCACCGGTGCTACCGTGCCCGAGTTTTCCCAGACTCTTAGCGCCTCTGAACGGCGCACATTGAAACCGAGGAAGCCCGCGGGCTTGCCGTTACTCAAGCCGTAGTTTGTCGTTACACCCAGAGTGTTAGACCTCTTCCACAGGGTTCTGGCGTTACCCATAGGAGAGTCCCAGTCGATCGGGATCTTGTTGACCGGATACGACGTCGTGTTGTCGAACTCGTAGAGATTAGCCGTGATATAGTCCGGAATCTCTTGACCAGCCGTAATTGTCGCAACACGCTCCGCTCCCAAGATTGGCAAGCCGAGTGAGTCGAAAGCGATATTCGCCATCGCTGTGCCGCCGAGCGTCAAGATGCCGCTGCCTACGTTGGGTGTAGTCGTCGAGGCGATCTCACGGTCAGGGTTCTTGATCAGAAGCCAGGAGCCTGAGAGCCAGAACGGTTTGTTGGTGCGCTGCGGGTTGTTAATTTTCTTCAGCGCGTTAATCCAGTCGTCACCACCGGAGTTTACGATACCGTAAACTTTGCCGTTCAGGACTTGATTGCTCTGCGGCGTCACCGCGCTGTCTACTACAGCGCGTATGCCGACCGCATCTCCGGCGTTGTTGAAGCCGAGCATGCGCGCCGGGTTGGCGTGCGGGCTGTGGCAGTCGAAGCAGGAGAAACCGCCCTGCCAGTAGTTAGGCGTAAACGCGGGGTAGGTGTCGTCCGGCGCTTTCCACTTGCCGGTGCTTATGCCGAAGCCCATGGTGTGGCCGACGTTGTACTCGGTGGTAAAGGCGTCGTCGTTGTCCATCTGGATGTTGTATCCGCTTCCCGCGCCGGTGCCGTGGCACCAATCGCACGCCTCGAACCTGGTGTCCGAGCGGAGCAACTTGAACTTGCCCGCCGCGCGGTGGACCGCGTGGCACTCACGACACCGGTGGGTGGACGTGAGGTAGCCGCCGTGCGGGCCTGATGCAAACACGACGTTGCTGGGGTCGGTAGCCCCTGTTACGGCTAGACCGGTTGCTTGGTCAAACTGCGCGCCGCCCGCAACGTAGTCCTGGGCGTCGTTGTAGTTGTAGCCGTCAACGCCGGCCGTATACGGGCTGTTCCAGGTGCCGTACCTGTGGGTGCTTGACGCGTAAATACTCGTTGGAGTCGAGCCCGCATAGACGCCGGAGACGGTGGCTGCGCCTTCTTCCCAGTAGCGATAATCTTTTGCCGCCCCGCTATGACCCGTAGGCGTATACGAGGTAGGTGGGATTACGGTCGTCCCATCTCCCGCCGCCGCAAACGCCGCGCTGCTCGCTGTAAGGACGAGACTGGTAGTCATAAGAACTACAAATCTTTTCCTCATCTCTATCACCTCCTTTCCTTGCGGGATTTTATAAGAATGCCCGAACAAGGGCGTAGGGGAATGGCGAGAAAAGGTCTCGTTCTCAAAATTGAACAAGTTATAGACAGTCCTTGGTCTTCGATACAGGTCGTCGGCCATATATCTCCTGAAAAACAATAAAGCGACTAACCGATTATGCGATTAGTTCGATCCTTGCCGTGACGAATACTACAATTCTTGTAAAAGGCTTCACATAATTGCCGGCCACTTACATGTAAAACCAAGGAAGAAATGCGGCTTGACCGCAAGCGTTCTTCCCTGTGCCTGCTCGAACCCGGCGCTATATCATGGCGCCGACCCGGCATGCACAAGGCCACATACTAGAGGAAGCATTATTGAGTTGACTTTGGGCGGTAGATGCTTAAACAGCAAGCAATCGTCGTAATTATATGGGGAGCGTGAATAATAGTCAAGCACTCTTTGCGCGATAGATTACTATAAAATGCTCCGCTGACCAGCGATTATCTGCAGCTCGTGGTCCATACAGCCAATGATACGATGTCTCAATGGCTGTATGCAGCGATGGTGCGCCGGGCCAAGTCCAGCCGAGCTTTCGCGGAAATACTTATGAGATTGCGTCTCACAGCAAGATATTTTAGAAGACCGGAGTAATTTTCGATATTATGGATGGGCCTGCTAAACCAGCTCTTTTTGTTGTTGATGTCTTTGGCGCCTGGTATAATTATTTAGGGGTTCCCGTGCCCTTTTAGGAGGGCTTGTTCGCCAATAGGGGCTTGCGAACCCGGTAAGCTTGGAGGTGTTGTTTTGACGGCCAGTAAAGCGAAGGCCAATATGCGTAAAAGCGAGAGAGGCGATGGTACCGGAGGGATGGGCGGCGGAAACCTAGCCGCAAAGCGAAAGCTGGCCCTGGTCGCTTTCGCGTTTTCCGGGATGGCGGCTCTCATCTATGAGGTATTATGGTCGCGGGAGTTGTCGCTTATCTTCGGCTCGACTGTCTACGCGGTATCGATGATGCTCGCCTCATTTATGTCCGGTTTGTCGCTCGGAGCCATTATCGGCGGCAGGTTGGCGGATAAGAGCAAGAATCTCTTCGCTATGTTCGGCCTGCTGGAAATCGGTATCGCGGTCTTCGGCCTGCTTACCATCCCGCTCGTGCAGGCGTTGCCGACCCTGTATTTCTATGTCTACGACACCCTGCGCCCCAGTTTTTTCGTATTCTTCATAATCCAGCTGCTTCTTTCATATATTATCATGCTTATCCCGACGACCTTTATGGGAGCGACCTTTCCGGTCGTCGCGAAGATCAACACGGTCTCACTCGAGGAACTTGGGAATGATGTCGGTGACGCGTATTCGGTCAACACTATCGGCTCTATATTCGGGTCGCTCGGCGCGGGGTTTCTGCTCATCCCGCTCATCGGCGTAAAAGCGACGACGTTCGTAGCAGCGGGCCTAAACCTCGGCGTGGCTTTACTCATGATCATCACCGCAAGGTCGACCGAGGGCAAGCGGTGGTTTTCTATGGGGGTGATGGCGCTGGTTCTCGCCGCCCTCTTCGGGCTTTTTACCCAGCAAGCCACCTACGCGCATAATTTTTATCGTATCGGTGATTTTAAATCATACGATGAGTATCGCACCTTCAGAGACGGCTTGCGTCCGCTGTTTTTTGCGGACGACGTCCACGGGCGCATCGCTGTGCTCGAAGAGCCAAACGGCAACCGCTTTCTCCAGAATTCAGGGAAAATAGAAGGGGCAAACAGTGACTTCGACAAGCAGACGACCTCGCTGCTGGCGCTACTGCCTATCGCCAGCGCTGAGAACCCCAAGTCTATACTGATAATAGGGCTGGGCACCGGGTTTACATCGCTCGCCGCCCTTAAGACCCCTCTGGAGCGCGTCGACACCGTAGAGATTAACGAATCGGTCCTGCAGGCGTCGAAGCTTTTTGTGGGTAATGAGATAGAGTCCGACGCGCGCGCGACCATATATACAAACGACGCGCGCAACTTTCTATACACCACCGGTAAGAAGTATGACGTGATAACCTCGGAGCCGAGCTACCCGCTCTCGACGCATGTCTCACACCTTTTCACCAAGGAGTTTTACGAACTCGTCGAGAAGCACCTCAATGAGGGCGGGGCATACTGCCAGTGGATACCGAGGTATATGCTCAAAGACGAAGACACCCTGATGATGCTCAAGACATTTCAGATGGTCTTTCCTCAAACATATGCCTGGGGCTCGAACATAGGCGAGAATGAGGCGGTCGATGTTATGCTTATAGGCCTGAAAGGAGAGCGTACGCTCGATCCGGAGGCGGTCGATAAAGCGGTTCGCGGCGGCATGGAGGGCGCGGAAGGATTCGAGTTTGCGTTTTTCGGGGACCCCGCGCAGATTGCCGAGACCGTCAAAGCGACATCGATTCCCATTAACATCGACGACCGGCCGCTCCTGGAGTTTAGGACCCCGCGCAACCAGGTGGAGTTCTTTGCCAATAAGGAGAGGAGCGCGTTTAGGTAGAAGAGAGTTCTTCGCCAACAAGGAGAGAAAGGCTCTTGAGTAATCGAGTGGACTGCTAAGACAGGGAAATAGAAGAGGCCCGTCGAAAGACGGGCCTCTTGGTGTGTTGTTATTAAGTTGAGAGCATCCTTTGCGGGCCTTTGCGGCGATTCTTGTGAGAAAATGCAAGCCATACGTTGTGAGTGATATTAGACGATTCTTACGGCAAGCCTCTCAGCATGACGTCGTCGTCCATATCGTC encodes:
- a CDS encoding fused MFS/spermidine synthase, with amino-acid sequence MTASKAKANMRKSERGDGTGGMGGGNLAAKRKLALVAFAFSGMAALIYEVLWSRELSLIFGSTVYAVSMMLASFMSGLSLGAIIGGRLADKSKNLFAMFGLLEIGIAVFGLLTIPLVQALPTLYFYVYDTLRPSFFVFFIIQLLLSYIIMLIPTTFMGATFPVVAKINTVSLEELGNDVGDAYSVNTIGSIFGSLGAGFLLIPLIGVKATTFVAAGLNLGVALLMIITARSTEGKRWFSMGVMALVLAALFGLFTQQATYAHNFYRIGDFKSYDEYRTFRDGLRPLFFADDVHGRIAVLEEPNGNRFLQNSGKIEGANSDFDKQTTSLLALLPIASAENPKSILIIGLGTGFTSLAALKTPLERVDTVEINESVLQASKLFVGNEIESDARATIYTNDARNFLYTTGKKYDVITSEPSYPLSTHVSHLFTKEFYELVEKHLNEGGAYCQWIPRYMLKDEDTLMMLKTFQMVFPQTYAWGSNIGENEAVDVMLIGLKGERTLDPEAVDKAVRGGMEGAEGFEFAFFGDPAQIAETVKATSIPINIDDRPLLEFRTPRNQVEFFANKERSAFR